In a single window of the Calonectris borealis chromosome 38, bCalBor7.hap1.2, whole genome shotgun sequence genome:
- the TGM1 gene encoding protein-glutamine gamma-glutamyltransferase K, with translation MPDADPRLDPGRWAAASFRPRGAPPAPAPRPRRGFWRRLGGCCGCCGCCRRGTEDWEPPPGEIPGRRPPQPLRPGLLAPRGLVVGSSANRIAHHTSEFACPRLVVRRGQPFDLRVLLPRPFDPADDALCVELTLGPNPQVAKGTHVLIPLGQTSATGWTAEEEEIEEGAERPGGPALNLCLTAPPDAPIGRYRLSIKTRTGAGEYAAPFDDTNDFILLFNPWCPDDHVYMEKTSDLNEYVLNETGRIFYGTEDQIAERSWNYGQFDAGVLEACLYILDRRGMPHSARGDPVMVSRVVSAMVNSLDDNGVLVGNWTGDYAQGTNPSAWAGSVDILRSYHGAGAPVRYGQCWVFAGVMTTVLRCLGLPTRTVTNYNSAHDTDVSLTTDIYFDENMRPLERLNTDSVWNFHVWNDCWMKRPDLPDGYDGWQVVDATPQETSSGLFCCGPCSVTAVKNGEVFLKYDTPFVFSEVNSDKVYWQRQPNGAFAVVHVEEGAIGRRISTLGAGSGARLDITHQYKHPEGSEEERRAVSTATSHGSRPRSQGTPSTGEVTVTVGAGPAVAGAELELRAVARNEGLEPRTLRLRLALCALRYTGVAAAPFRQEQHRRAVPPGQEETVRMTVAYAEYGPHLGDQDTLKLTVAGAVEETGQVVAKELRVRLHTPELTLTLLAPAVVGEEAPVQVVFQNPLPQPLSGATLRMEGAGLSCPKPFPMGSVGAGQTVRLRQAVVPLRPGRRRLVAALESPQLGPLHGALQFDAAPAPAGSTGSSGSPPRRPPRVRRRRPAPAGSTGG, from the exons ATGCCGGACGCTGACCCCCGCCTGGACCCGGGCCGCTGGGCGGCCGCCAGCttccgcccgcggggggcaccccctgcccccgccccccgcccccgccggggcttCTGGCGGCGCCTGggcggctgctgcggctgctgcggctgctgccgcCGGGGCACCGAGGACTGGGAGCCCCCCCCCGGCGAGATCCCGGGgcgccgccccccccagcccctgcggcCCG gcctgtTGGCGCCCCGGGGGCTGGTGGTGGGCTCCTCGGCCAATCGGATCGCTCACCACACCTCCGAATTCGCCTGCCCGCGGCTGGTGGTGCGGCGGGGGCAGCCCTTCGACCTGCGCGTCCTCCTGCCCCGCCCCTTCGACCCCGCCGACGACGCCCTCTGCGTGGAGCTCACCCTCG GCCCCAACCCGCAGGTGGCAAAGGGTACCCACGTCCTCATCCCATTGGGCCAAACCTCGGCCACCGGTTGGacggcagaggaagaggagatagAAGAAGGGGCGGAGCGTCCCGGTGGCCCCGCCCTCAACCTCTGCCTCACGGCCCCGCCCGACGCTCCCATTGGCCGCTACCGCCTCAGCATCAAGACCCGCACGGGGGCGGGGGAGTACGCGGCCCCCTTCGACGACACCAACGacttcatcctcctcttcaacccctggtgccccg ATGACCACGTCTACATGGAGAAAACGAGCGACCTTAACGAGTACGTCCTTAACGAGACGGGGCGCATCTTCTACGGCACCGAGGACCAGATCGCCGAGCGCTCCTGGAACTACGGGCAG TTCGATGCGGGGGTGCTGGAGGCGTGTTTGTACATCCTGGACCGCCGGGGGATGCCCCACAGCGCCCGGGGGGACCCCGTCATGGTGTCCCGCGTCGTCTCCGCcatg GTGAACTCGCTGGACGACAACGGGGTGCTGGTGGGCAACTGGACGGGGGACTACGCCCAGGGCACCAACCCCTCGGCCTGGGCCGGCTCCGTCGACATCCTCCGCTCCTACCACGGCGCCGGCGCCCCCGTGCGCTACGGCCAGTGCTGGGTCTTCGCCGGCGTCATGACCACCG TGCTGCGGTGCCTGGGCCTCCCCACCCGCACCGTCACCAACTACAACTCGGCCCACGACACCGACGTCTCCCTCACCACCGACATCTACTTCGACGAGAACATGCGGCCCCTGGAGCGCCTCAACACTGACTCCGTCTg GAACTTCCACGTGTGGAACGACTGCTGGATGAAGCGCCCTGACCTCCCCGACGGCTACGACGGGTGGCAGGTCGTTGACGCCACCCCCCAGGAGACCAGCAGCg GGCTGTTCTGCTGCGGGCCGTGCTCGGTGACGGCGGTGAAGAACGGCGAGGTCTTCCTCAAGTACGACACCCCCTTCGTCTTCTCTGAG GTGAACAGCGACAAGGTCTATTGGCAGCGGCAGCCCAACGGCGCCTTCGCCGTGGTGCACGTGGAGGAAGGCGCCATCGGGCGCCGCATCAGCACCCTGGGGGCGGGGTCCGGCGCCCGGTTGGACATCACCCACCAGTACAAGCACCCCGAGG GCTCGGAGGAGGAGCGCCGCGCCGTCTCCACCGCCACCTCCCACGGCTCCCGCCCCCGCAGCCAGGGGACCCCCTCGACGGGGGAGGTGACGGTGACggtgggggcggggccggcggtggcgggggcGGAGCTGGAGCTGCGGGCGGTGGCCCGGAACGAGGGCCTGGAGCCGCGGACGCTGCGCCTGCGCCTGGCGCTCTGCGCCCTGCGCTACACCGGGGTCGCGGCCGCCCCCTTCCGCCAGGAGCAGCACCGGCGCGCGGTGCCGCCGGGGCAGG AGGAGACGGTGAGGATGACGGTGGCCTACGCCGAGTACGGGCCCCACCTGGGGGACCAGGACACCCTGAAGCTGACGGTGGCCGGAGCCGTGGAGGAGACGGGGCAAGTGGTGGCCAAGGAGCTGCGGGTCCGGCTGCACACCCCCGAGCTCACCCTGACG CTGCTGGCGCCGGCGGTGGTGGGGGAGGAGGCGCCGGTGCAGGTCGTCTTCCAgaaccccctgccccagcccctcagcGGGGCCACCCTGCGCATGGAGGGGGCCGGGCTCTCCTGCCCCAAGCCCTTCCCCATGGG GTCGGTGGGGGCGGGGCAGACGGTGCGGCTGCGCCAGGCCGTGGTCCCCCTGCGCCCGGGGCGCCGGCGCCTGGTGGCGGCTCTGGAGAGCCCCCAGCTCGGGCCCCTCCACGGCGCCCTCCAGTTCGacgcggcccccgcccccgctgggagcactgggagctctgggagccctccccggcgcccgccccgcgTCCGGCGTCGCCGGCCGGCTCCCGCCGGGAGCAccggggggtga